The Geobacter sp. AOG2 genome includes a window with the following:
- a CDS encoding MlaD family protein — protein MERSNKIGWAQVRAGVFIFIALIFVAGGVLLMGQKNKMFVPKGRLQVVMDDVAGLKEGAPVWLSGVDVGVVTDIRFANPKQNNEVDIRLEIDSEALKKIGTDSKITIKTRGLMGEKYVDITPSQQYSETPATVLRGTPVVKLDDVMAKAGTTFDRLNTIVDNITQGKGTLGKLTTDASLYTNIVNLTGELHALAITINRGEGTLGKLNRNPEPYNKLVSILNRADKTLRDIQESNGTLNKLIYDKALYDKLVTLAEKSNEAADYVRELNKKITSKDSTLGLLINDREFYDKGLSLLNRADNSVKSIEEVTAKIKSGEGTAGKLVTDKELYERMNHMVDNLDALVKDFKEHPRKYIKFSLF, from the coding sequence ATGGAACGAAGTAATAAGATAGGCTGGGCCCAGGTACGTGCCGGCGTGTTCATTTTCATCGCCCTGATATTCGTTGCCGGCGGGGTGCTGCTGATGGGGCAGAAGAACAAGATGTTCGTCCCCAAGGGAAGGCTGCAGGTGGTAATGGACGATGTGGCCGGCCTCAAGGAAGGCGCTCCGGTCTGGCTGTCCGGCGTGGATGTGGGAGTCGTGACCGATATCCGCTTCGCCAATCCAAAGCAGAACAACGAGGTGGACATCCGCCTGGAGATCGATAGCGAAGCGCTGAAGAAGATCGGTACGGATTCGAAGATAACCATCAAGACCCGGGGGCTCATGGGGGAAAAATATGTGGACATCACCCCGTCGCAGCAGTACTCCGAGACACCCGCCACGGTCCTGCGCGGCACACCGGTCGTGAAACTGGATGACGTCATGGCGAAGGCCGGAACCACCTTCGACCGCCTGAACACCATCGTGGACAACATCACCCAGGGCAAGGGAACCCTGGGCAAGCTGACCACCGACGCCAGCCTCTACACCAACATCGTCAACCTGACCGGAGAACTCCACGCGCTGGCAATCACCATCAACCGCGGCGAAGGGACCTTGGGCAAATTGAACCGCAACCCCGAGCCCTACAACAAACTGGTCAGCATCCTTAACCGGGCCGACAAGACGCTCCGGGACATCCAGGAGTCAAACGGCACCCTGAACAAACTGATCTACGATAAAGCGCTCTACGACAAGTTGGTGACCCTTGCGGAAAAGAGCAATGAGGCTGCGGACTACGTGCGCGAATTGAACAAGAAGATCACGTCCAAGGACAGCACCCTCGGCCTGTTGATCAACGACCGGGAGTTCTACGACAAGGGTTTGTCGCTCCTGAACCGGGCCGACAACTCGGTCAAGTCCATCGAGGAGGTCACCGCCAAGATCAAGAGCGGCGAGGGGACGGCCGGCAAACTGGTGACCGACAAGGAATTATACGAGCGCATGAACCACATGGTGGACAACCTGGACGCCCTGGTAAAGGATTTCAAGGAGCATCCCCGCAAATACATAAAATTCTCGTTGTTTTAA
- a CDS encoding ABC transporter ATP-binding protein: protein MSGSDSIRMEKLCYSVGGRKILEDFDFCLERGVNRTILGVSGAGKTTILKLLLGLLPPQSGRVCIGDVCITGQPESAFSEQRKRIAIVFQGGALFDSMTVGENVGYRLFEEGRLSEGEIERIVREKLSFVGVEQAVDLYPAELSGGMKKRVAIARALAANPDYIFFDEPTTGLDPIGVYNICNLMQRLQAEGKTTLMVTHDLATAFATSERFTFLHQARMIFEGTEVEMRASTIPEVREFLLPTKESLFV, encoded by the coding sequence ATGAGCGGCAGCGATTCCATCCGCATGGAGAAGCTCTGCTACTCGGTTGGCGGCCGCAAAATCCTGGAAGATTTCGACTTCTGCCTGGAGCGGGGCGTCAACCGTACCATCCTGGGGGTGAGCGGCGCCGGCAAGACCACCATCCTCAAGCTGCTCCTGGGGCTTTTACCCCCCCAATCCGGGCGGGTTTGCATCGGCGATGTCTGCATCACCGGCCAGCCGGAGTCGGCATTCAGCGAGCAACGCAAACGGATCGCCATCGTCTTCCAGGGGGGGGCACTGTTCGACTCCATGACCGTGGGCGAGAACGTGGGCTACCGTCTGTTTGAGGAGGGAAGGCTTTCGGAGGGGGAAATCGAACGGATCGTGCGGGAAAAGCTCTCCTTCGTGGGCGTGGAGCAAGCGGTCGATCTCTATCCGGCCGAGCTGTCGGGCGGCATGAAGAAACGGGTGGCCATCGCCCGAGCCCTGGCCGCCAACCCGGATTACATCTTCTTCGACGAGCCGACCACCGGCCTCGACCCCATCGGGGTCTATAACATCTGCAACCTGATGCAGCGCCTGCAGGCCGAGGGAAAGACCACCCTGATGGTCACCCACGATCTGGCGACAGCCTTCGCAACCTCGGAACGCTTCACCTTCCTGCACCAGGCGCGGATGATCTTCGAGGGGACCGAGGTGGAGATGCGGGCCAGTACGATCCCGGAAGTGCGGGAGTTCTTGCTGCCGACGAAAGAGTCGCTGTTTGTATGA
- a CDS encoding EVE domain-containing protein produces MAFWLFKTEPGCFSFDDLKALPDMTEHWDGVRNYQARNFLRDQIKPGDGVLFYHSNIPEPAVVGIAEVVREGYPDFTALNPESDHFDPKASPDNPIWYMVDVRYGAPLPRPVSLEQIKANPLLAGMPLVKRSRLSIQPVSADEWRIILLMGGAESS; encoded by the coding sequence ATGGCATTCTGGCTTTTCAAAACCGAACCGGGCTGTTTTTCCTTCGACGACCTGAAGGCCCTCCCGGACATGACCGAGCACTGGGACGGGGTGCGCAATTACCAGGCCCGCAATTTCCTGCGCGATCAGATCAAACCGGGCGACGGCGTGCTGTTTTACCACAGTAATATCCCCGAGCCTGCCGTTGTCGGCATTGCGGAGGTAGTGCGGGAGGGATATCCCGATTTCACGGCCCTTAACCCGGAGAGCGATCATTTCGATCCCAAGGCGTCGCCCGACAACCCGATCTGGTATATGGTGGACGTGCGCTATGGCGCGCCGCTGCCCCGGCCGGTTTCCCTTGAACAGATCAAGGCCAACCCCCTCCTGGCCGGAATGCCGCTGGTCAAACGCAGCCGCCTCTCGATTCAGCCGGTTTCGGCCGATGAATGGCGGATCATCCTGCTCATGGGCGGAGCGGAGTCCTCATGA
- a CDS encoding ABC transporter permease: MNITFIDRVMLRFFAELQGWFALAAKTFVRIFRRPYYYREFAVQFDKLGFSSLFICMLTGLFTGMVMALQALVQLKPFAATSYVGGMVAVTMIKELGPVLASLMVAGRVGSAITAELGTMVVTEQVDAMRVEGTDVVKRLVAPRLKAMLLALPLLTAVADAISLLGGYIMSSGYGINPTMYLKGIPQFMVFQDLIEGLVKPTVFGFLIAMTGCYVGLNTRGGAEGVGNAAKQAVVISSVLILMFDFFLTKVFVAFRG, translated from the coding sequence ATGAACATCACCTTCATCGACAGGGTCATGCTGCGTTTCTTCGCCGAACTCCAGGGGTGGTTTGCCCTGGCGGCCAAGACCTTCGTCCGCATATTCCGGCGCCCCTACTACTACCGCGAATTCGCCGTACAGTTCGACAAGCTCGGTTTTTCCTCCCTGTTCATCTGCATGCTGACCGGCCTGTTCACCGGCATGGTCATGGCCCTACAGGCCCTGGTCCAACTCAAGCCCTTTGCCGCCACCAGCTACGTAGGCGGCATGGTGGCCGTAACCATGATCAAGGAGTTGGGTCCGGTACTGGCCTCCCTGATGGTGGCCGGCCGGGTCGGGTCCGCCATCACCGCCGAGCTGGGCACCATGGTGGTCACCGAACAGGTTGACGCCATGCGGGTAGAGGGGACCGATGTCGTCAAGCGTTTGGTGGCTCCGCGGCTGAAAGCCATGCTGCTGGCCCTGCCGCTGCTGACCGCGGTGGCCGATGCCATCTCGCTCCTGGGTGGGTATATCATGTCTTCGGGCTACGGTATCAACCCCACCATGTACCTCAAGGGCATTCCCCAGTTCATGGTCTTTCAGGACCTGATCGAGGGGTTGGTCAAACCGACCGTATTCGGCTTCCTGATCGCCATGACCGGCTGCTACGTGGGGCTTAACACCCGCGGCGGTGCCGAAGGGGTGGGCAACGCAGCCAAACAGGCGGTGGTGATCTCGTCGGTGCTGATCCTGATGTTCGATTTTTTCCTGACCAAGGTCTTCGTGGCCTTCAGGGGATAG
- the lon gene encoding endopeptidase La, whose amino-acid sequence MPHTNIEIPERLPLYPQKEMVPFPYMIFPLYVDERELQVFSEADNYEKYVAIVLFRPDAPGNSTMEDISEIGTLCRVNQIKKLGDGRFKVTLEGMARLRILSIEQTAPVMLAHCELVREFVEKSLVSEALVQSLNALLKISLSHGKPLPDDVMKMIDYIDNPARLSDLVALYVNLPAADLQELLETVDPLDRLKKVYVHLTNEVQRMQIKNEVSSEVTRRVGKNQKEYILREQMKHIQEELGDEDPRASDMNELRRLIEEAGLPEEVQKIADKELKRLERINPASPEYTVSRTYLDYLAGMPWNKSSSDSLDMVRAEEILNEDHYNLKKVKERILEFLAVRSLRENMKGPVLCFVGPPGVGKTSLGKSIARSLGRKFVRISLGGVRDEAEIRGHRRTYIGALPGRVIKELFRCGSNNPVFMLDEIDKLGLDFRGDPASALLEVLDPEQNFSFNDHYLDVPFDLSKVMFITTANQLDPIPGPLKDRMEVIRLAGYSTEEKLHIARNFIIRREIEDNGLTNTPPEFHDEAILKVISDYTREAGVRNLQRTIGSICRKIAKEITQKKDPRKEITPEVVTELLGPRKFHNEVAAEDDRIGVVTGMAWTETGGDILFVEATSMPGKPELILTGSLGDVMKESARAALSYVEAHYSDFGIAPDAFENRAIHIHVPSGAIPKDGPSAGVTMVTALVSLLTNRPAKRNVSMTGEITLTGRVLAIGGLKEKVLAAHRAGVRKIIAPDRNRDDLEDIPENVRKELEFTFIHEAAEAVAVAL is encoded by the coding sequence ATGCCTCATACCAACATTGAAATACCTGAAAGGCTGCCACTCTACCCCCAGAAGGAGATGGTGCCATTCCCCTACATGATCTTCCCGCTCTACGTGGACGAACGCGAATTGCAGGTATTCTCCGAAGCCGACAACTACGAGAAATACGTGGCGATCGTGCTGTTCCGCCCGGATGCCCCCGGCAACAGCACCATGGAGGACATCAGCGAGATCGGGACCCTCTGCCGGGTCAACCAGATCAAAAAACTGGGTGACGGCAGATTCAAGGTGACCCTGGAGGGAATGGCCCGGTTGCGCATCCTGAGCATCGAGCAAACCGCTCCGGTCATGCTGGCCCATTGCGAACTGGTGCGGGAGTTCGTGGAGAAAAGCCTGGTATCCGAAGCTCTGGTACAGAGCCTGAACGCCCTGTTGAAGATCTCCCTTTCCCATGGCAAGCCGTTGCCGGATGACGTCATGAAGATGATCGACTACATCGACAACCCGGCACGCCTGTCCGACCTGGTGGCGCTGTACGTCAACCTGCCGGCCGCCGACCTGCAGGAACTGCTGGAAACGGTCGATCCCCTGGACCGCCTCAAAAAGGTCTACGTTCACCTGACCAACGAAGTCCAGCGCATGCAGATCAAGAACGAGGTCTCCAGCGAGGTTACCCGCAGGGTCGGTAAGAATCAGAAGGAATATATTCTGCGCGAGCAGATGAAGCACATCCAGGAGGAGTTGGGGGATGAGGACCCCCGCGCCTCGGACATGAACGAGTTGCGACGGCTGATCGAGGAGGCCGGCCTGCCGGAAGAGGTCCAGAAGATCGCTGACAAGGAGCTCAAACGGCTGGAACGGATCAACCCGGCCTCCCCCGAGTACACCGTATCCCGCACCTACCTGGACTATCTGGCCGGCATGCCCTGGAACAAATCCTCCTCCGACAGCCTCGACATGGTCAGGGCCGAAGAGATCCTCAACGAGGATCACTACAACCTGAAAAAGGTCAAGGAACGCATTCTGGAATTCCTGGCGGTACGCTCTCTCAGGGAGAACATGAAAGGGCCGGTGCTCTGTTTCGTCGGCCCCCCCGGCGTGGGCAAGACCAGCCTGGGCAAATCCATCGCCCGGTCCCTTGGCCGCAAGTTCGTGCGCATCTCCCTGGGCGGGGTACGGGACGAAGCCGAAATCCGCGGCCATCGCCGCACCTACATCGGAGCCCTGCCCGGCCGGGTCATCAAGGAACTCTTCCGTTGCGGCAGCAACAACCCGGTCTTCATGCTGGACGAGATCGACAAACTGGGGCTGGACTTCCGCGGTGATCCGGCTTCAGCGCTTTTGGAGGTGCTGGACCCGGAGCAGAACTTCTCGTTCAACGACCATTACCTGGATGTCCCTTTTGATCTGTCCAAGGTCATGTTCATCACCACCGCCAACCAGCTCGATCCGATCCCCGGCCCGCTCAAGGACCGCATGGAGGTCATCCGCCTGGCCGGCTACAGCACCGAGGAAAAGCTGCACATCGCCCGCAACTTCATCATCCGTCGCGAAATCGAGGATAACGGCCTCACCAACACCCCTCCGGAATTCCACGACGAGGCGATCCTGAAAGTGATCAGCGACTATACCCGCGAGGCAGGCGTACGCAACCTGCAACGTACCATCGGCTCCATCTGCCGTAAGATAGCCAAGGAGATCACCCAGAAGAAGGACCCGCGCAAGGAGATCACCCCCGAGGTGGTGACTGAACTGCTCGGACCGCGTAAATTTCACAACGAGGTGGCGGCCGAGGATGATCGGATCGGCGTGGTTACCGGCATGGCCTGGACCGAGACCGGCGGCGACATCCTGTTCGTGGAAGCGACCAGCATGCCGGGCAAGCCGGAATTGATCCTGACCGGTTCCCTGGGGGACGTGATGAAGGAATCGGCCCGGGCCGCGCTCTCTTACGTGGAGGCCCACTACAGCGATTTCGGCATCGCCCCGGACGCTTTCGAAAACCGCGCCATCCACATTCATGTCCCATCGGGCGCCATCCCAAAGGATGGCCCGTCCGCCGGCGTGACCATGGTCACGGCCCTGGTGTCGCTCCTGACGAACAGACCCGCCAAGCGCAATGTGTCCATGACGGGCGAGATTACCCTGACCGGCAGGGTGCTGGCCATCGGCGGCCTCAAGGAAAAGGTGCTGGCCGCCCACCGGGCCGGTGTCAGGAAGATCATCGCCCCGGACCGCAACCGCGATGACCTGGAGGATATCCCCGAGAACGTGCGCAAGGAACTGGAGTTCACCTTTATCCACGAAGCCGCCGAGGCTGTGGCCGTGGCGCTGTAG
- a CDS encoding cupin domain-containing protein, translating into MPICTHTAAYWIERLHLARHPEGGWFRETYRAAEAIPEAGLPSRFQGERAFSTAIHFLLERDDFSALHRLKSDEMWHFYDGAPLTVHLVAPDGGHRPFLLGRDPEKGELFQAVAPAGCWFGAEVAGSGDFTLVGCTVSPGFDFSDFEMGSRSNLAERFPQHEALIRRLTRS; encoded by the coding sequence ATGCCCATCTGCACCCATACCGCGGCTTACTGGATCGAAAGACTGCACCTTGCCCGCCATCCCGAAGGCGGTTGGTTCCGCGAAACCTATCGCGCCGCCGAGGCCATCCCCGAGGCCGGCCTGCCGAGCCGTTTTCAAGGTGAACGGGCTTTTTCCACCGCGATCCACTTTCTTTTGGAGCGGGATGACTTCTCGGCCCTGCACCGCCTCAAATCAGACGAGATGTGGCACTTCTACGACGGCGCGCCCCTGACGGTGCACCTTGTCGCCCCGGACGGCGGGCACCGACCCTTCCTGCTCGGCCGAGATCCGGAAAAGGGGGAACTGTTCCAGGCCGTGGCGCCGGCCGGCTGCTGGTTTGGGGCCGAGGTGGCCGGCTCCGGCGATTTTACCCTGGTGGGCTGTACCGTGTCGCCCGGCTTTGATTTCAGTGATTTCGAGATGGGTAGCCGGAGCAACCTGGCAGAACGTTTCCCGCAACACGAGGCGCTTATCAGGCGCCTGACCAGGAGCTAG